A single region of the Streptomyces sp. ITFR-16 genome encodes:
- the nuoI gene encoding NADH-quinone oxidoreductase subunit NuoI — protein sequence MSEQSPEDKFQNPVAGFGVTFKAMFKKRLTEQYPETPKVTAPRFHGRHQLNRHPDGLEKCVGCELCAWACPADAIYVEGADNTEEERYSPGERYGRVYQINYARCILCGLCIEACPTRALTMTNEFELANTTRESLIYTKDELLAGLEEGMVDSPHAIFPGTDEQDYYRGLVTEAAPGTERQLAVSKGEKPSDEAGESNGAAREVDA from the coding sequence GTGTCTGAACAGTCCCCGGAGGACAAGTTCCAGAATCCGGTGGCCGGCTTCGGCGTGACCTTCAAGGCCATGTTCAAGAAGCGGCTGACCGAGCAGTACCCGGAGACGCCGAAGGTGACGGCGCCGCGCTTCCACGGCCGGCACCAGCTCAACCGTCACCCGGACGGTCTGGAGAAGTGCGTCGGCTGCGAGCTGTGCGCCTGGGCCTGTCCCGCCGACGCGATCTACGTGGAGGGCGCGGACAACACCGAGGAGGAGCGCTACTCCCCGGGCGAGCGCTACGGCCGCGTCTACCAGATCAACTACGCGCGCTGCATTCTCTGCGGACTGTGCATCGAGGCGTGCCCGACCCGGGCGCTCACGATGACCAATGAGTTCGAGCTCGCCAACACCACCCGCGAAAGCCTCATCTACACCAAGGACGAGCTGCTCGCGGGCCTGGAGGAAGGCATGGTCGACAGCCCGCACGCGATCTTCCCCGGCACGGACGAGCAGGACTACTACCGGGGCCTGGTCACCGAGGCCGCCCCCGGTACGGAACGCCAGCTCGCCGTCTCCAAGGGCGAGAAGCCCTCCGACGAGGCCGGCGAGAGCAACGGCGCGGCACGGGAGGTGGACGCATGA
- the nuoH gene encoding NADH-quinone oxidoreductase subunit NuoH has translation MTAFAQLAAAPHGAVLAAEDLSMFGNDPWWLVVIKAVFCFAFLMLTVLFSIVWERKVVAWMQLRIGPNRHGPWGMLQSLADGMKLMLKEDVVVKRADKVVYILAPIVAAIPAFMAIAVIPFGPSGNEVSIFGHRTAMQLTDLPIAMLYILAVASVGIYGIVLAGWSSGSTYPLLGGLRSCAQMISYEIAMGAAFASVFLYSGSMSTSKIVEAQQDRWFIILLPVSFIIYIVTMVGETNRAPFDMPESEGDLVGGFNTEYSSIKFAMFMLAEYVNMVTVSAVSTTLFLGGWRAPWPISTFWEGANHGWWPMLWFVIKVQLLLFFFIWLRGTLPRVRYDQLMKLGWKVLIPVSVVWLMLVATVRALRNEGYDFSKILLYVAGAVIAVLLISFVVDIFRDKKVKAAAANAEPEPAFDPMAGGFPVPPLPGQTLPPVPRRRPRRERELVVSGGVDTQSDGIPSDGKEADGV, from the coding sequence GTGACCGCCTTCGCTCAACTGGCCGCGGCCCCGCACGGTGCGGTGCTCGCCGCCGAGGACCTGTCGATGTTCGGCAACGACCCCTGGTGGCTCGTCGTCATCAAGGCGGTCTTCTGCTTCGCGTTCCTGATGCTGACCGTGCTCTTCTCCATCGTGTGGGAGCGCAAGGTCGTCGCCTGGATGCAGTTGCGCATCGGCCCCAACCGGCACGGCCCCTGGGGCATGCTCCAGTCGCTCGCCGACGGCATGAAGCTGATGCTGAAGGAAGACGTCGTCGTCAAGCGGGCGGACAAGGTCGTCTACATCCTCGCCCCGATCGTCGCGGCGATCCCGGCGTTCATGGCGATCGCGGTGATCCCCTTCGGCCCGTCCGGCAACGAGGTCTCGATCTTCGGACACCGTACGGCGATGCAGCTCACCGACCTGCCGATCGCGATGCTCTACATCCTCGCGGTCGCCTCGGTCGGGATCTACGGCATCGTGCTGGCCGGCTGGTCCTCCGGATCGACGTACCCGCTGCTCGGCGGACTCCGCTCCTGCGCGCAGATGATCTCCTACGAGATCGCTATGGGCGCCGCCTTCGCCTCGGTCTTCCTCTACTCCGGGTCGATGTCGACCTCGAAGATCGTGGAGGCGCAGCAGGACCGCTGGTTCATCATCCTGCTGCCGGTCTCCTTCATCATCTACATCGTCACGATGGTCGGGGAGACCAACCGCGCCCCGTTCGACATGCCGGAGTCCGAGGGCGACCTCGTCGGCGGCTTCAACACCGAGTACTCGTCGATCAAGTTCGCGATGTTCATGCTCGCCGAGTACGTCAACATGGTCACCGTCTCCGCGGTCTCCACGACCCTGTTCCTGGGCGGCTGGCGGGCCCCGTGGCCGATCAGCACCTTCTGGGAGGGGGCGAACCACGGCTGGTGGCCGATGCTCTGGTTCGTCATCAAGGTCCAGCTGCTGCTGTTCTTCTTCATCTGGCTGCGCGGCACGCTGCCCCGCGTCCGCTACGACCAGCTGATGAAGCTGGGCTGGAAGGTCCTGATCCCGGTCTCCGTCGTCTGGCTGATGCTGGTCGCGACGGTGCGGGCGCTGCGCAACGAGGGCTACGACTTCTCGAAGATCCTGCTCTATGTGGCCGGGGCCGTGATCGCGGTGCTCCTGATCTCCTTCGTCGTGGACATCTTCCGCGACAAGAAGGTGAAGGCCGCCGCCGCGAACGCGGAGCCGGAACCGGCGTTCGACCCGATGGCGGGCGGATTCCCGGTGCCGCCGCTGCCCGGACAGACCCTGCCGCCCGTGCCCCGGCGCAGGCCCCGCCGTGAGCGTGAGCTCGTTGTCAGTGGCGGAGTGGATACTCAGAGTGACGGAATCCCGAGTGACGGAAAGGAGGCCGACGGTGTCTGA